A window of the Juglans microcarpa x Juglans regia isolate MS1-56 chromosome 5D, Jm3101_v1.0, whole genome shotgun sequence genome harbors these coding sequences:
- the LOC121265457 gene encoding dehydration-responsive element-binding protein 1B-like, with the protein MAIGEEPSSSTSDNQRSTTSQSLVLEQTSSWQTDHHAQSGKQKRKAGRKKFRETRHPVYKGVRQRKGKWVCELRQPNNKSRIWLGTFSLPEMAARAYDVAALALKGESASLNFPEAACALPRVKSSSSIRDIQCAAMEAAGTSSYEVKPSSSLSLSNSCLGMVPKTCRISFFDEEELFNMPGLLDSMAEGLILTPPAMQKGFNWDGLENTVDLTLWSD; encoded by the coding sequence ATGGCTATTGGAGAGGAaccatcatcttcaacctcgGACAACCAACGGAGTACTACTTCACAGTCGCTAGTACTGGAACAGACTAGTTCATGGCAAACTGATCATCACGCGCAAAGTGGCAAGCAAAAGAGAAAGGCAGGAAGAAAAAAGTTCCGGGAGACGCGCCACCCGGTCTACAAAGGCGTTCGGCAAAGGAAAGGCAAATGGGTTTGCGAGCTGAGGCAACCGAACAACAAATCTCGTATCTGGCTGGGGACCTTTTCACTCCCGGAGATGGCTGCTAGGGCTTACGACGTTGCTGCCCTAGCTCTCAAGGGAGAGTCCGCTTCCTTGAACTTCCCTGAAGCGGCATGTGCCCTACCACGCGTTAAGTCATCATCCTCGATTAGGGATATACAGTGTGCTGCTATGGAGGCCGCAGGGACATCTTCCTACGAAGTAAAACCATCTTCTTCACTGTCCTTGTCCAACTCATGCTTGGGTATGGTTCCCAAAACTTGTAGGATATCGTTTTTCGATGAGGAGGAGTTGTTTAACATGCCGGGATTACTTGACAGCATGGCAGAGGGGTTGATCCTCACTCCACCAGCCATGCAAAAGGGCTTCAATTGGGACGGTTTGGAAAATACTGTGGACCTGACTCTATGGAGTGACTGA
- the LOC121265460 gene encoding uncharacterized protein LOC121265460, producing the protein MDEDEHEEGSFDHECSYAIVQRAKQQLLHKLRRFEKLAGLDPIELEKRMLEQEEDDDYEHNDDDLVEEDEIEDELEASCREENVDRFFMEVLCKSHLQSLRRIPEDMKRLVSDLIIEDRREQDAFDNREEAVNRVCKRLESWKEVESNTIDMMVEQDLRKELEGWNRNQKQAGETALEIELAIFGLLVQELSEELVSLNGN; encoded by the exons ATGGACGAGGACGAGCACGAGGAGGGCAGTTTTGATCACGAATGCAGCTATGCCATTGTACAAA GAGCAAAGCAGCAGCTATTGCACAAGCTTCGTAGATTTGAGAAATTGGCTGGATTAGATCCAATTGAGCTTGAGAAAAGAATGTTAGAACAAGAAGAGGATGATGACTATGAGCATAATGATGATGACCTAgtggaagaagatgaaattgaaGATGAGCTGGAAGCATCATGCAGAGAAGAGAATGTTGATAGGTTTTTTATGGAAGTCCTCTGCAAATCCCACTTGCAGAGTTTGCGGCGAATCCCAGAGGACATGAAGAGATTGGTTTCAGATCTCATCATTGAGGATAGAAGAGAACAGGATGCCTTTGATAATAGAGAAGAGGCGGTGAATAGGGTTTGTAAGAGGTTGGAATCATGGAAAGAGGTGGAATCCAACACCATTGACATGATGGTAGAGCAAGATCTAAGAAAAGAGCTTGAAGGGTGGAACAGAAATCAGAAGCAGGCAGGAGAGACAGCACTAGAGATTGAGCTGGCTATCTTTGGATTATTGGTTCAGGAATTGTCTGAGGAACTAGTTTCTCTCAATGGAAATTGA